The following are encoded in a window of Sminthopsis crassicaudata isolate SCR6 chromosome 3, ASM4859323v1, whole genome shotgun sequence genomic DNA:
- the HSPE1 gene encoding 10 kDa heat shock protein, mitochondrial isoform X1 — MAGQAFRKFLPLLDRVLVERSAAETVTKGGIMLPEKSQGKVLQATVVAVGSGSKGKSGEIQPVSVKVGDKVLLPEYGGTKVVIEDKDYFLFRDSDILGKYVD; from the exons ATG GCAGGGCAGGCTTTTAGAAAATTTCTTCCCCTCCTTGACCGAGTTTTGGTTGAAAGGAGTGCAGCTGAGACTGTTACCAAAGGAGGAATTATGCTTCCAGAAAAATCTCAAGGAAAAGTATTACAGGCAACAGTGGTAGCTGTTGGATCAGGATCTAAAGGAAAG agTGGAGAGATTCAACCAGTTAGTGTGAAAGTTGGAGATAAAGTTCTTCTTCCAGAATATGGTGGCACCAAAGTAGTTATAGAAGACAAG GACTATTTCTTATTTCGAGATAGTGATATTCTGGGGAAATATGTGGACTAA